GTCTCTGTTCTGGTACAAGTGGCGCATTTCAGTGTTCAGCCGATTTTATCATTATATGTTGCTGAACTGCACGGACCTGAGAGTATCGCCTTTTTCTCAGGAATTGCCTTTTCAGCTGCGGGTCTCGGCAACCTTTTGATGACCCGGAAGTGGGGTAAACTTGGAGATAAGGTTGGATACATCAAAATCCTGATCATTCTATTGTTTATGGCCGGTATTGTGTACTTTCCCGGGGGCTTTGTCACCTCAATTTGGCAGCTCGTCATACTGCGCTTTTTGCTCGGTGTATCTATTGGTGGAATTATTCCTGTCAGGGTCGCTTATATCCGGCAGGAAGCACCGCTTGCCATGCAAGGTGAAGTGCTTGGTTACAATACGAGTCTCCGTTTTCTCGGGAACGTTATTGGCCCGGCTCTTGGGGGAATGCTTTCCGGGTTCTTCGGAATTTCGTCTGTCTTCTTCGTAACCAGCGCATTACTCATTCTTGCCGGCATCATCATGCTTCACGCTTGGTACAAACACGAATACGCCGGACACAAATCAATGTCAAAAGTGCGAACCTAGTCTTTTAACAAAAGACTAGGACGAAAGAAATTCAACCATAGAAAACCCGAACAACTCCATTTCACAATGGATCATTGCTCGGGTTTTTATGATTTAGCGGAGGGAAAACACGGAGACTCCTCTGGGATGCAAAGCTTCGGTGAGACCCACAGCGCGCAGCGCCCACGGAAAGCGCAGTGTTTTCCCGGAGCGGTATCACAGACGCTCGTTTAGATCAGCCGAGATATGCTACGACGTCCATTTCAACGAGGACGTTTTTCGGCAGGCGGCTGACTTCTACTGTAGCACGTGCCGGATATGGTTTTTGCAAATAGCTTCCATAAATCTCATTCACCACTGCAAAGTCATCCATCGAATCAAGATAGATGGTGAATTTAACCACTTTAGAAAAATCAGCACCAGCCTCTTCTAAAATAGATTTTAAATGACTGAGAACTTTGTTCGTCTGATTTTCAATTCCTTCGACAACATCTCCCGTATTTTCATCAAGTGGGATTTGGCCCGAAACATAGAGAAAGTCACCTGCTTTGATCGCCTGTGAATATGGTCCGATGGCTGCAGGGGCTTTATCTGAGTGTACTTGTTTAAGCATCTCTGGTCCTCCTTAAAGAATGTGTTTTTGGAATGCCGTTTCTATCATATCAAAATTCATTCACAAAAACTTATCATATGTTTATACTTTTGAATCATTTTTCAGAAAAGACGTGCATCATTTCTAAATTTGTGTATAATTGTTACAAGGACATTTTTTTAACATAATGTCAATTGTAATATTAGTAGCCAAATTCACTTGACAATTTTATGAAAATTCCCTATCGTGTCATTAACACCTCTGTAAAATAGAGTGTCCTTTATTATAAATTGGATAAATACCTGTAGCTAAGTACAGGTTTTTATATATAGAGAGAGCTTCACCACATCATATAAATTTTAATAGGAGGCAAAAAAACTATGAGGGTAAAAG
This sequence is a window from Lentibacillus sp. JNUCC-1. Protein-coding genes within it:
- a CDS encoding RidA family protein, with amino-acid sequence MLKQVHSDKAPAAIGPYSQAIKAGDFLYVSGQIPLDENTGDVVEGIENQTNKVLSHLKSILEEAGADFSKVVKFTIYLDSMDDFAVVNEIYGSYLQKPYPARATVEVSRLPKNVLVEMDVVAYLG